From a region of the Streptacidiphilus albus JL83 genome:
- a CDS encoding HelD family protein: MVAASSSSSSSEIDSTGPAEASDTWRAGELRAENEYVGRLYQRLDAQRELATARLREIHLQDKGGTSQSRMERDTLEIHHTRRLSELHAAEYGLCFGRIDSADGERQYIGRIALADEEHEPLLTDWRASAAEPFYRATPAAPGAVAARRHLRSKGRTVVDFDDDAFGLNALEGRDSSELSGETALLASLTAARTGRMGDIVSTIQAEQDRVIRSELGGVLVVQGGPGTGKTVVALHRAAYLLYTHRDRLAKSGVLVIGPNTTFLRYIDQVLPALGESEVVLSSIGALFPGVTPTGTDTPEAAAVKGDVRMAGVLAAALDGLRELPEESWTITVGKSSPYHLELELSRALCERAHAAAHRSREPHNQARADLVERLSSELALRIARDRDAKDPGSRMHLDDVADLADALVGEPELQAAADRLWPLLSPEQLLTTLLASPERLARAMPGFTGAERAALLRELPDTDAAAATATATSTVPAPAWTVADVPLLDEAAELLGPLPGSDTAHRGGPDAAELEFAKIVLDDFGVGLVEMDAEMLARQYRGDESLRPLSERATEDRTWAFGHVIVDEAQELSPMDWRLLTRHCPGRSMTIVGDLAQTGAPAGLNAWSEALEEYTAGRWRTVELTVNYRTPAEIMRVTEGVLRAVGPALTAPSAVREGGSRPWSLRIPGDDRGPALRTAVEREVAALDGRRMAIIHAPGFPAGLIDLLAGLEGVTVADGPSALDSPVVLMTAAQSKGLEFDSVLVVEPTEILAAHSRGVNDLYVALTRATKTLGVVHSGELPEMLAGLDPR, from the coding sequence GTGGTCGCCGCGTCATCGTCATCGTCATCGTCCGAAATCGATTCAACGGGCCCTGCCGAAGCCTCCGACACCTGGCGGGCCGGGGAGCTGCGCGCGGAGAACGAGTACGTCGGCAGGCTGTACCAGCGGCTCGACGCCCAGCGCGAACTCGCCACCGCCCGACTGCGCGAGATCCACCTCCAGGACAAAGGCGGAACGAGCCAGTCCCGCATGGAGCGCGACACGCTCGAAATCCACCACACCCGCCGGTTGTCGGAACTGCACGCCGCCGAGTACGGGCTCTGCTTCGGACGGATCGACAGCGCCGACGGCGAGCGCCAGTACATCGGCCGGATCGCCCTGGCCGACGAGGAGCACGAGCCGCTGCTCACCGACTGGCGGGCCTCCGCCGCCGAGCCGTTCTACCGCGCGACGCCGGCCGCCCCCGGCGCCGTGGCGGCACGACGGCACCTGCGCAGCAAGGGCCGCACCGTCGTCGACTTCGACGACGACGCCTTCGGCCTGAACGCCCTGGAGGGCCGGGACAGCTCCGAGCTGAGCGGGGAGACCGCGCTGCTCGCCTCGCTGACGGCGGCCCGCACCGGGCGGATGGGCGACATCGTCTCCACCATCCAGGCCGAGCAGGACCGGGTCATCCGCTCCGAACTCGGCGGCGTGCTGGTGGTCCAGGGCGGCCCGGGCACCGGCAAGACCGTGGTCGCGCTGCACCGCGCCGCCTACCTCCTCTACACCCACCGCGACCGGCTGGCCAAGAGCGGCGTGCTGGTCATCGGGCCGAACACGACCTTCCTCCGCTACATCGACCAGGTGCTCCCCGCGCTCGGCGAGAGCGAGGTCGTGCTCAGCAGCATCGGCGCGCTCTTCCCCGGCGTCACCCCGACCGGCACGGACACGCCCGAGGCCGCGGCCGTCAAGGGCGACGTCCGGATGGCCGGGGTGCTCGCCGCCGCGCTGGACGGCCTGCGCGAGCTGCCGGAGGAGTCCTGGACCATCACCGTCGGCAAGAGCTCGCCCTACCACCTGGAGCTGGAGCTGAGCCGGGCCCTGTGCGAACGGGCCCACGCCGCCGCGCACCGCAGCCGCGAACCGCACAACCAGGCGCGGGCCGACCTGGTCGAGCGGCTCTCCTCGGAGCTGGCCCTGCGGATCGCCAGGGACCGGGACGCCAAGGACCCGGGCTCCCGGATGCACCTGGACGACGTGGCGGACCTCGCCGACGCGCTCGTCGGCGAGCCCGAGCTCCAGGCCGCGGCCGACCGGCTGTGGCCGCTGCTGAGCCCGGAGCAGTTGCTCACCACCCTGTTGGCCTCCCCCGAACGGCTGGCGCGGGCCATGCCGGGCTTCACCGGTGCCGAGCGCGCCGCGCTGCTGCGCGAACTGCCGGACACGGATGCGGCGGCCGCGACTGCAACCGCGACGTCAACCGTTCCCGCGCCCGCCTGGACCGTGGCCGACGTGCCGCTGCTCGACGAGGCCGCCGAGCTGCTCGGTCCGCTCCCCGGCAGCGACACCGCCCACCGGGGCGGACCGGACGCCGCCGAGCTGGAGTTCGCCAAGATCGTCCTCGACGACTTCGGCGTGGGCCTGGTGGAGATGGACGCGGAGATGCTGGCCCGCCAGTACCGGGGCGACGAGTCGCTCCGCCCCCTGTCCGAGCGCGCGACCGAGGACCGGACCTGGGCCTTCGGCCACGTGATCGTGGACGAGGCACAGGAACTCTCCCCCATGGACTGGCGGCTGCTGACCCGTCACTGCCCCGGCCGCTCCATGACCATCGTGGGCGACCTGGCGCAGACCGGCGCCCCGGCCGGGCTGAACGCCTGGAGCGAGGCGCTGGAGGAGTACACGGCGGGGCGCTGGCGCACGGTCGAACTCACCGTCAACTACCGGACCCCGGCCGAGATCATGCGGGTCACCGAGGGCGTCCTGCGGGCGGTCGGCCCGGCACTCACCGCGCCCAGCGCGGTGCGCGAGGGCGGCAGCCGCCCGTGGAGCCTCCGGATCCCCGGGGACGACCGGGGGCCGGCGCTGCGCACCGCCGTCGAGCGGGAGGTCGCGGCGCTGGACGGCCGCCGGATGGCGATCATCCACGCCCCCGGGTTCCCGGCCGGACTGATCGACCTGCTGGCCGGGTTGGAGGGGGTCACGGTCGCGGACGGGCCGTCGGCGCTGGACTCGCCGGTGGTGCTGATGACGGCCGCCCAGTCCAAGGGGCTGGAGTTCGACTCGGTCCTGGTCGTCGAGCCCACGGAGATCCTCGCGGCGCACAGCCGCGGCGTGAACGACCTCTATGTCGCGCTCACCCGCGCCACGAAGACCCTCGGGGTCGTCCACAGCGGGGAGCTGCCGGAGATGCTGGCGGGACTCGACCCCCGCTGA
- a CDS encoding alpha/beta hydrolase, which translates to MATYVLIHGAAVDSWYWGPLAAELRDRGHDVVAPDLPCEDESAGLAQYTDAVVAAIGGRTELVVVAHSFGGFTGPLVCDRVPVQLLVLLQAQVPAPGESPGAWWGNTGYGPARQEADRNRGVADGAGEDVLSLVLHDTPAELAAEFVAAHQRSQAPAPFGEPWPLDAWPEVETRFLLAADDRFFPADFVRGTVTDRLGFRPDEMRGDHCPMLGHPKELAERLEAYRTGL; encoded by the coding sequence ATGGCGACATACGTACTGATCCATGGCGCAGCGGTCGACTCATGGTACTGGGGCCCGCTGGCCGCCGAGTTGCGCGACCGGGGCCACGACGTGGTCGCACCGGACCTGCCGTGCGAGGACGAGTCGGCCGGACTCGCGCAGTACACCGATGCGGTGGTCGCGGCGATCGGCGGGCGCACCGAACTCGTCGTCGTCGCCCACTCGTTCGGCGGGTTCACCGGGCCGCTCGTCTGTGACCGGGTGCCGGTGCAGCTGCTGGTGCTGCTCCAGGCCCAGGTCCCGGCACCGGGCGAGTCGCCGGGCGCCTGGTGGGGCAACACCGGCTACGGCCCGGCCCGGCAGGAGGCCGACCGGAACCGGGGCGTCGCCGACGGCGCCGGGGAGGACGTGCTCTCGCTGGTGCTGCACGACACCCCGGCCGAACTGGCCGCCGAGTTCGTCGCCGCGCACCAACGGAGCCAGGCGCCGGCCCCGTTCGGCGAGCCGTGGCCGCTGGACGCCTGGCCGGAGGTGGAGACCAGGTTCCTGCTCGCAGCCGACGACCGCTTCTTCCCGGCCGACTTCGTCCGGGGCACGGTCACCGACCGGCTGGGCTTCCGGCCGGACGAGATGCGCGGCGACCACTGCCCCATGCTCGGCCACCCGAAGGAACTGGCGGAGCGGCTGGAGGCGTACCGTACCGGTCTCTGA
- a CDS encoding DoxX family protein, whose product MHLALWIAASLLAPVALVGGLTKSFVPRARLAAQHGGEWTANVPPGLVKALGAVELLAAAGLVLPAALGIAPVMVPVTALCWILLMVGAMATHARLNQSKLVAVNVVYLALAAFVAIGRL is encoded by the coding sequence ATGCACCTCGCCCTCTGGATCGCCGCCTCCCTGCTGGCCCCCGTCGCGCTGGTCGGCGGCCTCACCAAGTCCTTCGTCCCCCGGGCCAGGCTGGCCGCGCAGCACGGCGGCGAGTGGACCGCGAACGTCCCGCCCGGCCTCGTCAAGGCCCTCGGCGCAGTCGAGCTCCTCGCCGCCGCCGGCCTGGTCCTGCCGGCCGCGCTCGGCATCGCCCCGGTGATGGTCCCGGTCACCGCCCTCTGCTGGATCCTGCTGATGGTCGGCGCCATGGCCACCCACGCCCGGCTGAACCAGTCCAAGCTGGTGGCCGTCAACGTCGTCTACCTGGCCCTGGCCGCCTTCGTCGCCATCGGCCGGCTGTAG
- a CDS encoding nuclear transport factor 2 family protein has translation MDEMRLTADRVEIEALCAELTDAILMRDFERVAEQFTPDAVVSWPHINREFVGREQIRAGIAWGQGLWEFFVQHTHSGVVRLDGDAATGRAWIQEFGRLRDGSSHLNYALYHDRYRRTRDGWRFAERVYEVRYLDDTPLPGTAHNMPTTAA, from the coding sequence ATGGACGAGATGCGGCTCACCGCCGACCGGGTGGAGATCGAGGCGCTCTGCGCCGAGCTCACCGACGCGATCCTGATGCGCGACTTCGAACGGGTGGCCGAGCAGTTCACCCCCGACGCGGTGGTGAGCTGGCCGCACATCAACCGGGAGTTCGTCGGCCGGGAGCAGATCCGGGCGGGCATCGCCTGGGGCCAGGGCCTGTGGGAGTTCTTCGTGCAGCACACCCACTCAGGTGTGGTGCGCCTCGACGGCGACGCCGCCACCGGCCGCGCCTGGATCCAGGAGTTCGGTCGGCTGCGCGACGGCAGCTCGCACCTCAACTACGCGCTCTACCACGACCGTTACCGCCGGACCCGGGACGGCTGGCGGTTCGCCGAGCGCGTCTACGAGGTTCGCTACCTCGACGACACCCCGCTCCCCGGCACCGCCCACAACATGCCCACCACCGCAGCCTGA
- a CDS encoding LysR family transcriptional regulator encodes MELRDIEIFLTLAEELHFGRTAERLHVSQARVSQAVARQERQLGVALFDRTSRRVVLTPVGRRLREDLQQVVELLQQSLDRARAAGPEGPGRPLRVGVFGQAGHELLPLVEAFRAQHPGQELEFAEVNGTDPFTPLRTGEQDAAVLWLPVAEPDLTVGPVLLTGGRVLAVAADHPLAARGSAGLEALAEEHVVDLGPDAPDYWVASMVPTHTPLGRRIPRGPAARTFHEILSLVASGRCVHPLGEIAARYTRPPGIVFLPMPDAPVLHWALVWPSQTDNPAVRALARTAGALGPLLL; translated from the coding sequence GTGGAGCTGCGCGACATCGAGATCTTCCTGACGCTGGCCGAGGAACTGCACTTCGGCCGCACTGCCGAGCGGCTCCACGTCTCGCAGGCCCGGGTGAGCCAGGCGGTGGCCCGGCAGGAGCGGCAGTTGGGCGTGGCGCTGTTCGACCGCACCAGCCGCCGGGTCGTGCTCACGCCTGTCGGTCGTCGGCTGCGGGAGGACCTGCAGCAGGTGGTGGAGCTGCTGCAGCAGAGCCTGGACCGGGCCCGCGCCGCCGGACCCGAAGGCCCCGGACGCCCGCTGCGGGTGGGCGTGTTCGGCCAGGCGGGCCACGAGCTGCTGCCGCTGGTCGAGGCCTTCCGTGCGCAACACCCGGGGCAGGAGCTGGAGTTCGCGGAGGTCAACGGCACCGATCCGTTCACCCCGCTGCGCACCGGGGAGCAGGACGCCGCCGTGCTGTGGCTCCCGGTGGCGGAGCCGGACCTCACCGTCGGCCCGGTGCTGCTCACCGGCGGCCGGGTGCTGGCCGTCGCGGCCGACCACCCGCTGGCCGCGCGCGGCAGCGCCGGCCTGGAGGCCCTGGCCGAGGAGCACGTGGTGGACCTGGGCCCGGACGCCCCCGATTACTGGGTGGCGTCCATGGTGCCGACGCACACCCCGCTCGGCCGCCGCATCCCGCGCGGCCCCGCCGCCAGGACCTTCCACGAGATCCTGTCGCTGGTGGCGTCCGGCCGCTGCGTCCACCCGCTGGGCGAGATCGCGGCCCGCTACACCCGCCCGCCGGGCATCGTCTTCCTCCCGATGCCGGACGCCCCGGTGCTGCACTGGGCGTTGGTGTGGCCCTCCCAGACCGACAACCCCGCCGTGCGCGCCCTCGCCCGCACCGCCGGCGCACTGGGTCCGCTGCTGCTGTAG